Proteins encoded within one genomic window of Methanobacteriales archaeon HGW-Methanobacteriales-1:
- a CDS encoding DUF749 domain-containing protein, whose translation MFIATLTGIFEFKDLPEEYGSFVQYKAGLEKREIKDNDEIAVLNIQGTESFHILFLDSYKDIKSIKDELKAADAKINHTTLKILEGHL comes from the coding sequence ATGTTTATTGCGACTCTCACAGGAATATTTGAATTCAAGGATTTACCTGAAGAATATGGATCTTTTGTACAATATAAGGCTGGACTAGAGAAAAGAGAAATCAAGGATAATGATGAAATCGCTGTTTTAAACATACAAGGCACAGAAAGTTTTCATATATTGTTCTTAGATTCTTATAAAGATATAAAATCGATTAAAGACGAATTGAAAGCTGCCGATGCTAAAATTAATCACACCACCTTAAAAATACTGGAAGGACATTTATGA
- the hdrB gene encoding CoB--CoM heterodisulfide reductase subunit B produces MEIAYFLGCIMNNRYPGIEKATRILFDRLDIGLNDMEGASCCPAPGVFGSFDKTTWAAIAARNITIAEDMGSDIMTECNGCFGSLFETNHMLKEDEEMKEKINTILAETGREFKGDINVRHFAEVLYNDVGLDKLAELVDQPLNLNVAVHYGCHFLKPSDEIQIDNAEKPTILDEIVEATGAKSVPYKDKMMCCGAGGGVRSRDIDVALDFTKEKLNNMKDAGVDAIVNVCPFCHLQFDVGQMEIKNKYGDEFDIPVFHLAQLLGLAMGLAGDELTLDSHQICTDDAVKKCLDFSEFDEITGGE; encoded by the coding sequence ATGGAAATCGCATACTTCTTAGGATGTATTATGAACAACCGATACCCTGGTATCGAAAAAGCTACTCGAATCCTATTCGACAGATTAGACATTGGATTAAATGACATGGAAGGAGCTTCCTGCTGTCCTGCTCCTGGTGTATTTGGTTCTTTTGACAAAACTACTTGGGCTGCTATTGCTGCTCGGAACATTACCATTGCTGAAGATATGGGAAGTGACATCATGACCGAATGTAACGGTTGTTTTGGCTCCCTCTTCGAAACCAATCACATGTTAAAAGAAGACGAGGAAATGAAGGAAAAAATTAACACCATCCTCGCTGAAACCGGAAGAGAATTCAAGGGAGACATTAATGTTAGACACTTTGCTGAAGTACTCTACAATGATGTAGGTCTTGACAAACTCGCAGAACTAGTTGACCAGCCATTAAACTTAAATGTTGCTGTTCACTATGGATGCCACTTCCTCAAACCAAGTGATGAAATCCAAATTGACAATGCTGAAAAACCAACTATATTAGACGAAATTGTCGAAGCTACTGGTGCAAAATCTGTCCCTTACAAGGACAAAATGATGTGCTGTGGTGCTGGTGGTGGAGTAAGATCCAGAGACATTGATGTGGCTCTAGATTTCACCAAAGAAAAACTCAACAACATGAAGGATGCTGGCGTAGACGCTATTGTAAATGTTTGTCCATTCTGTCACTTACAATTTGATGTAGGTCAAATGGAAATCAAAAACAAATACGGCGATGAATTTGACATCCCTGTTTTCCACTTAGCTCAACTCTTAGGTCTTGCTATGGGATTAGCCGGTGACGAATTAACTTTAGACAGTCACCAAATATGCACTGATGACGCTGTCAAAAAGTGCTTAGATTTCTCAGAATTTGATGAAATCACTGGTGGAGAATAA
- the hdrC gene encoding CoB--CoM heterodisulfide reductase subunit C, producing MSLLQKDENLMKSDAKDKEFSETIKAAGGDSLEYCFQCGTCTGSCPSGRRTPYRVRQLVRKTNIGLKDEVISDPTLWMCTTCYACQERCPRDIKIVDVVKLARNEAAKAGFMAPAHKMTGKFVIESGHGVPINDATMELRKRVGLGELPPTTHSFPGALEEVQTILKATGFDSLIGYNWESKELE from the coding sequence ATGAGTTTATTGCAAAAAGATGAAAACTTAATGAAATCTGATGCTAAAGACAAAGAGTTTTCCGAAACAATCAAAGCAGCGGGCGGCGACAGTCTAGAATACTGTTTCCAATGTGGAACCTGTACTGGATCCTGCCCATCTGGAAGGAGAACTCCTTACCGAGTCAGACAACTTGTCAGAAAAACTAACATTGGATTAAAAGATGAAGTAATTTCTGACCCTACCCTATGGATGTGTACCACCTGTTACGCTTGCCAAGAAAGATGCCCACGGGATATTAAAATTGTGGACGTTGTAAAATTAGCCCGTAATGAAGCTGCAAAAGCTGGATTCATGGCCCCTGCCCACAAAATGACTGGTAAATTCGTTATTGAAAGTGGACACGGTGTGCCAATCAATGACGCTACCATGGAACTAAGAAAAAGAGTAGGCCTGGGCGAATTACCACCAACCACTCACTCTTTCCCTGGAGCTCTAGAAGAAGTTCAAACTATCTTAAAAGCTACTGGATTTGACTCCCTGATTGGATACAACTGGGAATCCAAGGAATTAGAATAA